Proteins from a genomic interval of Caulobacter sp. SL161:
- a CDS encoding GNAT family N-acetyltransferase, protein MSRLSIPLALADLNAPDGAALLALNNAHAVELSWLEPERLAHLVAQAFLARRVGVADALLLTFDQDADYDSPNFLWFRARYPTFVYVDRIVVADSARGRGLAKALYDDLFAAAKAAGHERIVCEVNSDPPNPASDAFHAALGFVPVGTAEIHGGKKTVTYLERRL, encoded by the coding sequence ATGAGCCGACTTTCGATCCCCCTCGCCCTCGCTGATCTGAACGCGCCCGACGGCGCGGCGCTGCTGGCGCTGAACAACGCCCACGCCGTGGAATTGTCCTGGCTGGAGCCCGAACGGCTGGCGCATCTGGTCGCACAGGCGTTCCTGGCGCGGCGTGTGGGCGTGGCCGACGCCCTCTTGCTGACCTTCGACCAGGACGCCGACTACGACAGCCCCAACTTCCTGTGGTTCCGCGCCCGCTATCCGACGTTCGTCTATGTCGACCGCATCGTCGTCGCCGACAGTGCGCGGGGCAGGGGGCTGGCCAAGGCGCTCTATGACGACCTCTTCGCCGCGGCCAAGGCGGCGGGACACGAGCGGATCGTCTGCGAGGTCAATTCCGACCCGCCCAATCCCGCCTCGGACGCCTTCCATGCGGCGCTTGGCTTTGTCCCGGTGGGGACGGCCGAGATCCATGGCGGGAAGAAGACGGTGACGTATCTGGAGCGGCGGCTTTAG